One Lacipirellulaceae bacterium DNA window includes the following coding sequences:
- a CDS encoding FtsX-like permease family protein — MVKTPLAWKNLVHNKVRTAVALAGVGFAVILMFMQLGFLGAVRKTATQIYDELEFDLMLRSPTYFHLTDPRTFPRERIYQAASLPEVEDAKAFYLGLTEWQAPQPENTKPKDYKGEWRGIICMGTDPANPAFRPAEIREKVRQLTDSRFLLIDRKTKDDFGPRDGVQFGPQDIGVKTVLGKERFKIVETFELGTGLAANGACITNPDGFAKACYWQPLQQVNFGLVSVAEGANLASVQAELQQLLGPIQENGPPTAIPADVEVLTRDEVKLREEKRWVEEMPLGQIFKLGVWVALFVGVAIVYQVLSTDIANMMGEYATLKAMGYTNGYLTSVVLHQSVLLALIGYIPSIFISWGLYHLVTYYSGMPMAMSLGIASIVLGLAVVMCVVSGLAALRKLFQADPADLF, encoded by the coding sequence ATGGTGAAAACTCCGCTGGCCTGGAAAAACCTCGTCCACAACAAAGTCCGCACTGCCGTTGCGCTGGCAGGCGTTGGCTTTGCCGTCATTCTGATGTTCATGCAATTGGGCTTCTTGGGCGCAGTCCGAAAAACCGCCACCCAGATCTACGATGAGCTTGAGTTCGATCTCATGCTCCGCTCACCAACCTACTTTCACCTGACTGATCCGCGCACTTTCCCCCGCGAACGAATCTACCAAGCCGCCTCGCTGCCTGAAGTTGAGGACGCGAAGGCGTTCTACCTCGGCCTGACCGAATGGCAAGCTCCGCAGCCAGAGAACACCAAGCCGAAAGACTACAAAGGCGAATGGCGAGGCATCATCTGCATGGGCACCGATCCGGCCAACCCCGCCTTCAGGCCCGCGGAGATTCGAGAAAAAGTCAGACAGCTCACCGACAGTCGCTTCCTGCTCATCGATCGCAAAACCAAGGACGACTTTGGCCCCCGCGACGGAGTGCAATTCGGCCCCCAAGACATCGGCGTGAAAACGGTCCTGGGCAAGGAACGATTCAAGATCGTTGAAACCTTCGAGCTGGGCACCGGCCTGGCCGCCAACGGAGCTTGCATCACTAACCCCGATGGGTTTGCCAAAGCCTGCTACTGGCAACCGCTGCAACAAGTCAACTTCGGGCTCGTGTCCGTCGCCGAAGGGGCTAACCTAGCTAGCGTACAGGCGGAGTTGCAACAACTACTCGGTCCGATCCAAGAAAACGGCCCACCGACGGCGATCCCCGCCGACGTCGAGGTCCTCACCCGCGACGAAGTCAAGCTCCGCGAAGAGAAACGCTGGGTCGAAGAAATGCCCTTGGGGCAGATATTCAAGCTGGGTGTGTGGGTAGCGTTATTTGTCGGTGTGGCGATCGTCTATCAGGTGCTCTCGACCGATATCGCCAACATGATGGGCGAGTACGCCACGCTCAAGGCGATGGGCTACACCAACGGCTACCTCACCTCGGTCGTCCTCCATCAGTCCGTGCTACTTGCCTTGATCGGTTACATCCCCTCGATCTTTATCTCCTGGGGACTCTACCACCTGGTGACTTACTACTCCGGGATGCCGATGGCAATGAGTCTTGGAATCGCCTCGATCGTCCTCGGCTTGGCCGTCGTCATGTGCGTCGTCTCAGGCCTGGCGGCACTGAGAAAGTTATTCCAAGCCGACCCGGCTGATCTGTTCTAA
- a CDS encoding efflux RND transporter periplasmic adaptor subunit yields MLSFALFLGTGCDQTTKAPPKTSGATSPGPREVVALGRLQPAGGIISISAIPGEQVIEYAEGVQEGKTVEPGSRLASLSSDSLGEKQLEALRKKQEVTSKKHEYDKSAAMLQVQQAKASKAEAEAKLDEIAAQRIKLGGLEKAVEIAKLDVQLLSNLQQEDPELVTDHELKRKENEVARAESEYLSLSYSLNAAEKAANAAIKAAEESLKIAESNIEQLAGMNPADVVKLEIEVTEETLRKSELRAPGNPGDPPLTVLKKHVDEGEFITQLPVLQVADLSQMVCIAEVYEGDRTQIKEGQRVVIRSASFGKEFKDGLEGKVDLISSMIGNPELTNRNPLAPSDRSVVDVRIVLDPKVEDEAKKKQLLEAMTAEAADRIGLQVTVEFQALEQNEKTASTETKDETESEESKSDESKNTAVS; encoded by the coding sequence GTGCTATCTTTTGCCCTGTTCTTAGGAACAGGCTGCGATCAGACAACCAAGGCTCCCCCAAAGACCAGTGGGGCAACCTCCCCCGGGCCACGCGAAGTCGTCGCTCTCGGGAGACTTCAACCGGCGGGCGGAATCATCTCCATTAGTGCAATCCCCGGTGAACAGGTCATTGAATATGCCGAAGGTGTCCAGGAAGGCAAAACGGTTGAGCCCGGTAGCCGCCTTGCCTCACTCTCAAGCGATTCACTAGGTGAGAAACAACTTGAAGCCCTCCGCAAGAAGCAGGAGGTAACTTCCAAGAAACATGAGTACGACAAGTCCGCTGCCATGCTTCAAGTGCAGCAAGCAAAAGCGAGCAAAGCAGAGGCCGAGGCGAAGCTGGATGAGATAGCGGCACAGCGGATCAAACTCGGCGGATTAGAGAAAGCAGTCGAGATCGCCAAGCTCGATGTCCAGCTTCTCAGTAACTTGCAGCAGGAAGATCCTGAACTCGTCACGGATCACGAACTCAAGCGAAAAGAAAATGAAGTCGCCCGCGCTGAATCGGAGTACTTATCGCTTTCCTACAGTTTGAACGCTGCCGAGAAAGCCGCTAACGCTGCGATCAAAGCTGCAGAGGAAAGTCTCAAGATCGCTGAAAGCAATATTGAGCAGCTCGCAGGAATGAATCCGGCTGATGTGGTAAAGCTCGAAATCGAGGTCACTGAGGAAACGTTGCGGAAGTCTGAGTTGCGTGCCCCAGGCAATCCGGGTGACCCGCCGCTCACAGTTCTCAAAAAACATGTTGACGAAGGCGAATTCATTACGCAGTTGCCTGTCTTGCAAGTCGCCGACCTGAGCCAAATGGTGTGCATCGCCGAAGTCTACGAAGGCGACCGCACCCAGATCAAGGAAGGTCAGCGCGTGGTGATCCGAAGCGCTTCGTTTGGGAAAGAGTTTAAGGACGGACTCGAAGGCAAAGTTGATCTGATCAGTTCCATGATCGGCAACCCGGAACTCACCAACCGGAATCCGCTGGCCCCCAGCGACCGATCGGTTGTCGATGTCCGGATCGTTCTAGATCCCAAGGTCGAGGACGAGGCGAAAAAGAAGCAACTCCTGGAAGCCATGACCGCCGAAGCTGCCGACCGTATCGGCTTGCAGGTCACCGTCGAGTTCCAAGCCCTAGAGCAAAACGAAAAGACTGCCTCGACGGAAACCAAGGACGAAACTGAAAGCGAAGAATCGAAAAGCGACGAATCAAAAAACACTGCCGTTTCCTGA
- a CDS encoding DUF1990 domain-containing protein produces the protein MRLWSLKPPSDKQIREFFTQQADQPVSYFESSPLDKQPPEGFVLDDNRVFLGSGEQAFQHACDALRRWEMYPQGWIKLVPHRPILQAGAVVMIVAKAHGVYWKSACRVVETFDQQYPAPLSATGHCLQSFGFVYATLPGHVECGQERFLIVRDAKDQVWYEIRAFSKPQHWLAKIAYPLVRRFQKRFFAESMSRMVAAVEKAGPQHGAATTRSAAKGSPIVFSNRQ, from the coding sequence ATGCGACTCTGGTCACTAAAACCGCCGAGCGATAAGCAGATTCGAGAGTTTTTCACGCAGCAGGCTGACCAGCCCGTTTCTTATTTCGAGTCGTCCCCCTTAGACAAGCAACCGCCTGAGGGGTTTGTGCTGGATGATAATCGGGTATTTCTTGGGAGCGGTGAACAGGCTTTTCAGCACGCTTGCGATGCACTCCGGCGTTGGGAAATGTACCCGCAGGGATGGATAAAGCTCGTACCTCACCGGCCGATTCTGCAGGCTGGTGCCGTCGTGATGATTGTCGCGAAGGCTCACGGGGTGTATTGGAAGAGCGCTTGCCGGGTCGTCGAAACTTTCGATCAGCAATACCCCGCCCCGTTGTCGGCAACTGGGCACTGCCTCCAGTCCTTCGGTTTTGTCTATGCAACGCTGCCTGGACATGTTGAATGCGGGCAGGAACGATTTTTGATCGTTCGCGACGCGAAAGATCAAGTTTGGTATGAGATTCGTGCGTTTTCTAAGCCTCAACATTGGCTAGCAAAGATTGCCTATCCGCTGGTCCGTCGATTCCAAAAGCGATTCTTTGCCGAGTCGATGTCTCGAATGGTTGCCGCCGTGGAAAAGGCAGGACCCCAGCACGGGGCAGCGACTACCCGGTCTGCGGCGAAAGGCTCGCCGATAGTGTTCTCAAACCGTCAGTAG
- a CDS encoding STAS domain-containing protein, whose protein sequence is MATTKRIEVSESASVTVVRFKDSKIIDPEAIQELGSELFDLIERDNKEKLLLNFADVEFLSSAALGKLITFEKKAKRSGARLVLTNISPEIFQVFAITNLDKLFEIKDTEADGLAVL, encoded by the coding sequence ATGGCAACCACGAAACGAATTGAGGTTAGCGAGTCTGCGTCCGTAACGGTCGTGCGGTTCAAGGATTCGAAGATCATCGACCCCGAAGCGATTCAGGAGTTAGGTTCCGAACTCTTCGACCTGATCGAGCGGGATAACAAGGAAAAACTTCTCCTAAACTTTGCCGACGTCGAGTTCCTTTCCAGCGCAGCACTAGGCAAGTTGATCACTTTCGAAAAGAAGGCCAAGCGATCTGGCGCACGGCTCGTGCTGACGAATATCTCCCCCGAGATTTTCCAAGTCTTTGCAATCACGAATCTCGACAAGTTGTTCGAAATCAAAGATACCGAAGCGGATGGACTGGCAGTTCTCTAG
- a CDS encoding ATP-binding protein — translation MSAEHDARTLQTTLPSSLDSYHGFVQKVLDELEALGWPGTPDLFAIHMALEESISNAIRHGNKEDAGKKVEVECRISPNEFWAKICDEGDGFCPDDVPDCREEDRLEVPGGRGLALIKAYMTRMEYNDCGNCVTLVKERGEQPKSA, via the coding sequence ATGTCCGCGGAACACGACGCACGAACGCTGCAAACAACTTTGCCAAGTTCCCTTGATAGCTATCACGGGTTCGTGCAAAAGGTGCTTGATGAGTTAGAGGCCCTGGGCTGGCCCGGCACGCCCGACTTGTTTGCCATCCACATGGCCCTCGAAGAATCCATCAGCAATGCTATCCGCCACGGCAACAAAGAAGATGCTGGCAAAAAAGTCGAAGTCGAGTGCCGAATTAGCCCGAACGAGTTCTGGGCAAAAATCTGCGACGAGGGCGACGGCTTCTGCCCCGACGATGTCCCCGATTGCCGAGAAGAAGACCGCCTCGAAGTGCCAGGAGGCAGGGGGTTGGCTCTAATCAAGGCTTACATGACGCGAATGGAATATAACGACTGCGGCAATTGCGTAACGCTCGTGAAAGAGCGGGGGGAGCAGCCAAAGTCGGCCTGA
- a CDS encoding PQQ-binding-like beta-propeller repeat protein yields MKSLAIFFVLFASSASANEPYWPEFRGPTGQGIAADESTPLTWSETENVRFKTAIPGRGWSSPVVLGNHIWMTTAVETPGDPTELQEAAKQHKSIGSDLELSGRLSLRAVCVDRQTGELLHNVELIEVAQPKAIHSLNSYASPTPVIEPGRLYCHFGRYGTVCLNTEDLSILWKKAFEIEHFVGPGSSPVVCDDLLILTCDGADKQFIVAVDKLSGEIAWNVDRPPIRDQEPDFRKSYCTPLVIDHHGKKQIVITGAQWFVSYAPKDGSEIWRVDHGHGFSVVPRPVADEQTIYCPSGFTGKGIFAIRTDGQGDVTDSHVLWKNQRKAPTQSSPLLHNDRIYTVTDMGVAQCLSAETGEPLWSKRLGGGYSASPLLVGDAIYFFSREGETTVFSTENKPKVLARNQLDGQHMASPAVAEGELIVRTDTHLYAIHEVKAGQTEKAAIPQ; encoded by the coding sequence ATGAAATCCCTAGCTATCTTTTTCGTTCTCTTCGCTTCATCAGCTTCTGCTAACGAACCTTACTGGCCCGAATTCCGCGGCCCCACCGGCCAAGGCATCGCCGCAGACGAGTCTACCCCCCTGACCTGGAGTGAAACCGAGAACGTCCGTTTCAAAACCGCTATCCCCGGTCGCGGATGGTCCTCGCCCGTCGTCTTGGGCAATCATATATGGATGACGACCGCCGTCGAAACTCCTGGCGACCCCACGGAACTTCAAGAAGCTGCGAAGCAACACAAGTCGATCGGTAGTGACTTAGAACTCTCGGGTCGCCTTTCACTCCGAGCCGTCTGCGTTGATCGTCAAACCGGCGAGCTGCTTCACAATGTCGAACTCATCGAGGTTGCCCAACCGAAGGCGATCCATTCCCTAAACAGTTACGCCTCACCAACCCCCGTTATCGAGCCGGGCAGACTCTACTGCCACTTTGGAAGGTACGGCACGGTTTGCCTCAACACGGAAGACCTCAGCATCCTTTGGAAAAAGGCCTTCGAAATCGAACACTTCGTCGGGCCAGGCAGCTCGCCCGTTGTGTGCGACGATCTGTTGATCCTCACCTGTGACGGTGCCGACAAGCAGTTCATCGTCGCGGTCGATAAGCTCTCTGGCGAAATCGCCTGGAACGTTGACCGCCCACCGATTCGCGATCAAGAACCCGACTTCAGAAAGTCCTACTGCACGCCCTTGGTTATCGACCACCACGGAAAGAAACAGATCGTCATCACGGGCGCGCAGTGGTTCGTTTCCTACGCCCCTAAAGATGGGAGCGAAATCTGGCGCGTCGACCACGGGCACGGCTTCTCCGTCGTGCCACGACCGGTTGCTGATGAACAAACCATCTACTGCCCTTCCGGATTCACCGGGAAGGGGATCTTCGCCATCCGCACCGATGGCCAAGGGGACGTAACCGACTCGCACGTTCTATGGAAGAACCAGCGCAAAGCGCCAACTCAATCTTCGCCCCTACTTCATAACGACCGCATCTATACTGTGACCGACATGGGCGTCGCCCAATGCCTCAGCGCCGAAACCGGGGAACCACTTTGGTCGAAGCGACTAGGTGGCGGCTACTCCGCTTCGCCACTTCTCGTTGGCGACGCGATCTACTTCTTCAGCCGCGAAGGAGAGACCACAGTCTTCTCTACCGAAAACAAACCGAAAGTACTCGCTCGCAACCAACTCGACGGTCAGCACATGGCTTCACCCGCGGTCGCTGAAGGGGAACTCATCGTGCGGACCGATACGCATCTGTACGCGATTCACGAAGTAAAGGCAGGCCAGACCGAGAAGGCTGCTATTCCGCAGTAA
- the cmk gene encoding (d)CMP kinase, translated as MIVTIDGPAGSGKSTAAADLARRLGFRFLDTGAMYRAITLAAHEKGIDLADETALAQVALAVELQLDGTKVLLDGKDVTKEIRTFEITSLVRHAADNLAVREHLTKLQREFAEQAAVAGSGIVTEGRDQATVVFPDAECKIFLTASETARAQRRYEDLLSRGEQVDYEGVLEKQRRRDEQDCQRKYGGLALAEDSITVMTDGLTPEEVVAKLEEIIRLRQNQD; from the coding sequence ATGATCGTTACCATCGACGGGCCGGCTGGCTCTGGGAAAAGCACTGCTGCAGCTGACCTGGCACGTCGACTCGGCTTCCGCTTCCTCGACACGGGGGCCATGTACCGAGCCATCACCCTAGCCGCCCATGAAAAAGGAATCGATCTCGCAGACGAAACCGCCCTCGCACAAGTCGCCCTGGCGGTCGAGCTTCAGCTCGACGGAACCAAAGTCCTGCTCGACGGCAAAGACGTCACTAAAGAAATCCGAACCTTCGAAATCACCTCTCTAGTGCGTCACGCGGCAGACAATCTCGCTGTGCGCGAGCACCTCACCAAATTACAACGTGAATTCGCCGAACAAGCGGCCGTAGCTGGGAGCGGTATTGTCACTGAAGGACGCGACCAAGCAACCGTGGTCTTCCCAGATGCCGAGTGCAAAATCTTTCTTACCGCCAGCGAAACAGCACGAGCCCAGCGACGGTACGAGGATCTACTCAGCCGTGGTGAGCAAGTCGACTACGAAGGAGTTCTGGAAAAACAACGTCGCCGGGACGAACAAGACTGCCAGCGCAAATACGGCGGTCTCGCTTTGGCAGAGGATTCGATTACCGTCATGACCGATGGGCTGACGCCAGAAGAAGTTGTCGCCAAGTTGGAAGAAATCATTCGCCTGCGGCAAAACCAAGATTAG
- the pilM gene encoding type IV pilus assembly protein PilM: MAKGNAVWGIDIGQTALKALKCRPHETEEQQLVVESFDFIEYEKILTQPEADAEALVKDALEQFLSRNDLAGDQVAISVPGQSGLARFIKLPPVESKKIPDIVKYEARQQIPFSLEDVVWDYQQLTGGSEEDGFALEPEVGLFAMKRDQVARALKPLEEAGIDVDYIQLAPLAVYNYVCFDRLGDLRSQSYNPEDPPPSTVVIAIGTDTTDLVVTNGYRVWQRNIPIGGSHFTRALSKELKLTFAKAEHMKRNATKADDPKAVFQAMRPVFSDLLAEIQRSLGYFKSIDKSAKIGDVIALGNAVKLPGLQRYLAQNLEQPVNAVEEFANLSAGSVSGTATYKENILSFAPAYGLCVQAMNKAEIGTNLLPEEIVRTRLIRAKKPWMVAGAAAILAGLTFNYFTHVSAWAETKTDAMTKALGDADRVAQKAGGFESERSATRTAFEEIQTLNDDLVSNVEGRLAWLELTKAINAALPRDKRPVEERKETADDIMSRQEIHIKAMDQQFFEDINAEWYANVEEVYKDARSGEADAEEAGDSEEEAVEEDLGYDDEESAGSTLEGSGWVVQLTCYHYHNKRDGLQLLDFVNETFVKNLEEATVKLPDGPGGEEIDVPIADLGISYPFVSHQKRLIKELKNPDEALLGPGGKPRRTTATTEDEDEEGEEVSKDIELQRYDFILQFAWTPKTRAEREEIRKQREIEEQEAAEAEAAAELDEVAAN; encoded by the coding sequence ATGGCCAAGGGCAACGCGGTCTGGGGAATTGACATAGGGCAAACAGCGCTAAAGGCGTTGAAGTGCCGTCCTCACGAAACTGAGGAGCAGCAGCTCGTCGTGGAGTCTTTCGACTTCATCGAATACGAGAAGATTCTCACTCAGCCTGAGGCGGATGCTGAAGCGTTGGTGAAGGATGCGCTCGAGCAGTTTCTTTCGCGAAACGATCTGGCCGGCGATCAGGTCGCGATCTCCGTTCCCGGCCAGAGCGGCTTGGCAAGATTCATCAAATTGCCCCCTGTGGAATCGAAAAAGATTCCTGACATCGTCAAGTACGAAGCACGCCAACAGATTCCATTCTCATTGGAAGATGTGGTTTGGGACTATCAGCAGCTCACTGGTGGCAGCGAGGAAGATGGCTTTGCTTTGGAGCCTGAGGTCGGCCTGTTCGCCATGAAGCGAGATCAAGTGGCTCGCGCGCTTAAGCCGCTTGAAGAAGCGGGTATCGATGTTGACTACATCCAGCTCGCGCCCTTGGCCGTTTACAATTACGTTTGCTTCGATCGGCTCGGAGACCTCCGCAGCCAGTCCTACAACCCCGAGGACCCACCACCCTCGACGGTGGTGATTGCGATCGGTACTGATACTACTGACCTTGTGGTAACAAATGGCTATCGGGTTTGGCAACGGAATATCCCCATTGGCGGAAGCCACTTCACGCGCGCTTTAAGTAAGGAATTGAAGCTCACCTTCGCAAAAGCGGAGCACATGAAACGCAACGCGACGAAGGCGGACGATCCGAAAGCCGTCTTCCAAGCGATGCGGCCCGTGTTTAGTGACCTGCTGGCTGAGATCCAGCGCTCGCTCGGGTATTTTAAGAGCATCGACAAGTCTGCCAAAATTGGGGACGTGATTGCTCTGGGTAATGCCGTCAAGCTACCCGGCTTGCAACGCTATTTGGCCCAGAACCTTGAACAGCCGGTCAACGCCGTCGAGGAGTTTGCAAACCTCTCTGCGGGCAGCGTCTCTGGCACGGCGACTTACAAAGAGAATATTCTCTCGTTTGCTCCCGCCTATGGTCTGTGCGTTCAGGCAATGAACAAAGCAGAGATCGGGACCAATCTGCTGCCCGAAGAAATCGTGCGGACGCGTCTTATCCGGGCCAAGAAACCTTGGATGGTTGCTGGCGCCGCCGCAATTCTCGCTGGATTGACGTTTAACTACTTTACGCACGTCTCCGCATGGGCAGAGACAAAAACCGACGCCATGACCAAAGCGTTGGGCGACGCGGATCGAGTCGCTCAGAAGGCGGGTGGGTTTGAGAGTGAACGCAGTGCAACACGTACCGCGTTTGAGGAGATTCAGACGCTTAACGATGACCTGGTCAGCAATGTTGAAGGACGCTTGGCATGGCTCGAGTTAACGAAGGCCATCAATGCCGCCTTGCCACGTGACAAACGGCCAGTCGAAGAGCGAAAAGAGACCGCTGACGACATCATGTCACGTCAAGAGATCCACATCAAAGCGATGGATCAACAGTTCTTCGAGGATATTAACGCTGAGTGGTACGCCAACGTTGAGGAAGTCTACAAAGATGCTCGTTCTGGCGAGGCGGACGCTGAGGAGGCGGGTGACTCAGAAGAGGAAGCGGTCGAGGAAGACCTTGGCTACGACGACGAAGAGTCTGCCGGTAGTACCTTGGAGGGCTCTGGCTGGGTCGTCCAACTTACTTGCTATCACTACCACAATAAGCGCGATGGTCTTCAGCTTCTCGACTTTGTGAATGAGACGTTCGTGAAGAACTTGGAAGAAGCCACCGTGAAGCTACCCGACGGCCCCGGCGGAGAAGAGATCGATGTCCCCATTGCTGATCTTGGAATCAGCTACCCCTTCGTCTCGCATCAAAAACGCCTGATCAAGGAACTCAAAAACCCAGACGAAGCGCTGCTTGGTCCCGGCGGCAAGCCTCGTAGGACCACGGCTACCACAGAAGATGAGGATGAAGAAGGAGAAGAAGTCTCCAAAGATATCGAACTGCAGCGTTACGATTTTATCCTGCAGTTTGCTTGGACCCCCAAGACACGGGCTGAGCGAGAGGAGATTCGCAAGCAGCGTGAGATTGAAGAACAGGAAGCAGCTGAGGCTGAGGCCGCTGCGGAGTTAGACGAAGTTGCAGCGAACTAG
- a CDS encoding DUF423 domain-containing protein, whose amino-acid sequence MSVRLILLSAALVMLTGVAIGAFGAHGLGKALDRLGRTDNLEKRAEWLETGVRYQLYHGLALLGLACLAMQFPQRQLGFAAIAFLLGVVLFSGSLYAMTLGPEPWRKLGMITPIGGLAFLVVWGRLAYYAWTKIEA is encoded by the coding sequence ATGTCAGTACGTTTGATTCTTCTCTCCGCAGCACTGGTGATGCTCACTGGCGTGGCCATTGGTGCGTTCGGGGCCCATGGCTTAGGTAAGGCACTCGACCGACTAGGCCGTACAGACAACTTAGAGAAACGGGCCGAGTGGCTCGAAACTGGTGTGCGGTACCAACTCTATCACGGCCTAGCCCTGCTCGGGCTGGCCTGTTTAGCAATGCAATTCCCGCAAAGGCAATTGGGATTTGCTGCCATCGCTTTTTTGCTCGGCGTGGTGTTATTCAGCGGCTCGCTCTACGCGATGACCCTCGGACCGGAGCCTTGGAGAAAACTTGGGATGATCACGCCGATCGGTGGGCTGGCATTCCTCGTGGTGTGGGGGCGGTTGGCGTACTATGCTTGGACCAAGATCGAGGCTTGA
- a CDS encoding sigma-70 family RNA polymerase sigma factor — translation MATALFEASLEPQFATEESNAFVAPESIPVDYSELDTAELVVLSQEDDNGAFNELYSRFERMVYGVCYQRLRDHADVEEVAQEVFIKAFQKLYQLQEPAAFAGWLKSIAVRQAINRSVRRPKSVAVEPQTLESVVGEDSVALESLLGDERVGQLHDGLNRLAKLDRSTLVAFYLKGRTLHEMSDEFAAPLGTIKRRLHVARKRLAKELEFLQAV, via the coding sequence ATGGCTACTGCCTTATTTGAAGCATCATTAGAACCCCAATTTGCTACCGAAGAGTCCAACGCTTTCGTTGCACCTGAGTCGATCCCTGTTGACTACAGCGAATTAGACACCGCCGAGTTGGTCGTCCTCTCGCAAGAGGACGACAACGGCGCGTTCAACGAGCTGTACAGCCGGTTCGAGCGCATGGTGTACGGAGTCTGCTACCAGCGGCTTCGCGATCACGCGGACGTCGAGGAAGTCGCCCAAGAGGTGTTCATCAAGGCGTTCCAGAAGCTCTACCAGTTGCAGGAGCCTGCGGCTTTCGCAGGTTGGTTGAAGTCGATTGCCGTTCGGCAAGCGATCAACCGCAGCGTTCGACGTCCGAAGTCGGTAGCTGTTGAGCCTCAGACTTTGGAGAGCGTCGTGGGCGAGGATTCCGTCGCTTTGGAATCGCTGCTCGGCGACGAACGCGTCGGCCAGTTGCACGACGGCTTGAACCGCCTGGCGAAGTTGGATCGCAGCACTTTGGTTGCGTTCTACTTGAAGGGGCGCACTTTGCACGAAATGAGCGACGAGTTCGCCGCTCCGCTGGGAACCATCAAACGACGTTTGCACGTAGCTCGGAAGCGACTCGCGAAGGAGTTGGAGTTTCTGCAAGCGGTATAG